The Methylomicrobium agile genome has a segment encoding these proteins:
- a CDS encoding TetR/AcrR family transcriptional regulator: MTHAPKSKRQSILAAARQVFLAHGYSGASMEAIAEAAPVSKPTLYSHFRGKQDLFAAVIAEQCEALLGTLVRSLGGNRNPEEGLKAIARAFVDLIYAPESLQLYRLIISEQQHFPDLGLLVYRSGPEPVLKQLAAYLAELTARGALKIPDVDGSSRLFLSMLKGDEHFRCLLGLRDGLNQVERDSMISAAVAFFLKGHGYEA; encoded by the coding sequence ATGACTCACGCTCCCAAATCCAAACGACAGAGCATTCTTGCCGCCGCCCGGCAGGTTTTCCTCGCGCACGGCTACAGCGGCGCCAGCATGGAAGCGATCGCCGAAGCCGCACCGGTTTCGAAGCCGACCCTGTACAGTCATTTCCGGGGCAAACAGGACCTGTTCGCGGCGGTGATCGCCGAACAGTGCGAAGCCCTGCTCGGGACGCTTGTCCGCTCGCTGGGCGGCAACCGGAATCCGGAAGAAGGACTCAAAGCGATCGCCCGCGCTTTCGTCGACTTGATCTATGCGCCCGAGTCGCTGCAGTTGTACCGGCTGATCATTTCCGAGCAGCAGCATTTTCCGGACCTGGGGCTCCTGGTCTACCGCTCGGGGCCCGAGCCGGTTCTGAAGCAATTGGCCGCCTACCTGGCCGAACTGACTGCCCGCGGCGCGCTGAAGATTCCCGACGTCGACGGTTCGAGCCGGCTGTTTTTGAGCATGTTGAAGGGCGATGAACATTTTCGCTGCCTGCTCGGCCTTCGGGACGGGTTGAACCAAGTCGAAAGAGACTCTATGATCAGCGCCGCCGTGGCATTTTTTTTGAAAGGACATGGGTATGAAGCCTAG
- a CDS encoding ABC transporter permease, whose product MQTLLNIFHLGVKELRSLARDRLMLVLIAFAFTGQVYLTATGLPGALHKAPIAVVDEDRSPLSYRIGNAFYPPYFQTPAVIDPYAADPGLDIGLYTFVLDIPPDFQRDMLAGRAPAIQVNVDATRMSQAFIGNNYIQNIVNGEVAAFLQGHRAPFVFPAELEIRARFNPNLEPMWFGSVMEVINGVTMLLIILTGAALIREREHGTIEHLLVMPLTPFEIMMAKVWSMGLVVAVAATASVVFVVQGILKVPIEGSIGLFVAGMALHLFAATSMGIFLGTVARSMPQMGLLMIIVLLPLQMLSGGMTPRESMPEAVRNLMLAAPTTHFVALAQAILYRGAGVETVWPQFLALLGIGGVFFVLALSRFRKTIGSMG is encoded by the coding sequence GTGCAGACGCTGCTCAACATTTTCCATCTCGGCGTCAAGGAACTGCGCAGCCTCGCCCGCGACAGGCTGATGCTGGTCCTGATCGCCTTCGCGTTTACCGGCCAGGTCTATCTGACCGCGACCGGCTTGCCGGGTGCTCTGCACAAGGCACCGATCGCGGTCGTCGACGAAGACCGTTCGCCCTTGTCGTACCGGATCGGGAATGCCTTTTATCCGCCTTATTTCCAGACGCCGGCGGTCATCGATCCGTACGCCGCCGATCCGGGGCTGGATATCGGCTTGTACACTTTCGTGCTCGACATTCCTCCCGACTTTCAGCGCGACATGTTGGCCGGGCGGGCGCCCGCGATCCAGGTCAATGTCGATGCCACGCGCATGTCGCAGGCCTTCATCGGCAACAATTACATCCAGAACATCGTGAACGGCGAGGTGGCCGCCTTTCTGCAGGGGCATCGTGCGCCGTTCGTGTTTCCGGCCGAACTCGAGATCCGCGCCCGCTTCAACCCGAACCTGGAGCCGATGTGGTTCGGCTCGGTCATGGAAGTGATCAACGGCGTCACGATGCTGTTGATCATCCTGACCGGCGCGGCGCTGATCCGCGAACGCGAGCACGGCACCATCGAGCATTTGCTGGTGATGCCGCTGACCCCTTTCGAAATCATGATGGCGAAGGTGTGGTCGATGGGACTGGTCGTGGCCGTAGCGGCGACCGCTTCGGTCGTCTTCGTCGTGCAGGGCATCCTGAAAGTCCCGATCGAGGGCTCGATCGGGCTGTTCGTGGCGGGCATGGCGCTGCATCTGTTCGCGGCCACCTCGATGGGGATTTTTCTCGGCACGGTGGCGCGGTCGATGCCGCAGATGGGGCTATTGATGATCATCGTGCTGCTGCCGCTGCAGATGTTGTCCGGCGGCATGACGCCGCGCGAGAGCATGCCGGAAGCGGTGCGGAATTTGATGCTCGCCGCCCCGACGACGCATTTCGTGGCGCTGGCGCAGGCGATTCTCTATCGGGGAGCGGGGGTGGAGACCGTCTGGCCGCAGTTTCTCGCCTTGCTCGGAATCGGCGGCGTTTTCTTTGTACTGGCGCTGAGCCGTTTCCGGAAGACCATCGGTTCGATGGGCTGA
- a CDS encoding efflux transporter outer membrane subunit: MKPSLAWCLLTAGMAGCAVGPDYEEAAPSVPDRWLAAEAMPLEAGARMIDAEALKRWWQSFGDAELDRLMDQALAGNLDVKIALSRIEQARAERRGTRAELFPKVDIAAGAQRNENPFPGFAPGIRFNLFELGFDALWEIDLFGRQRRLLEAATADLEGAEDLYRQAQVALTSEIARTYVEFRSVQNQLKITRSNLESQRRTLGLTERLDAEGVGTKHDVVRARAQTAQTEAQIPALEAQRVSALRRLEVLAGQRPGALDGPLNPEGKVPSAAPLGILAAPAETLRRRPDLRAAERRLAAATAMQGAAIAELFPKISLSAFLGFRNTDIEQLFRSAAFSYGTAANLLQPLLNFGRIRAGIDLADAKQKEACLAYEKAVLEALQETETATSRYLKEEIRRRTLARSVADLKESVRLSNLRYQEGVISFLDVLDAQRALYAAEIELARSEAEAATHLIALYKALGGGAGAQSA; the protein is encoded by the coding sequence ATGAAGCCTAGCCTTGCGTGGTGTTTGCTGACTGCCGGAATGGCCGGGTGCGCGGTCGGGCCCGATTATGAAGAAGCCGCGCCGAGCGTCCCCGACCGTTGGCTGGCCGCCGAAGCGATGCCGCTCGAAGCGGGCGCCAGGATGATCGATGCGGAGGCGCTGAAACGCTGGTGGCAAAGTTTCGGCGATGCGGAACTGGACCGGTTGATGGATCAGGCGCTGGCCGGAAACCTCGACGTCAAAATCGCGCTGTCCCGTATCGAGCAGGCGCGCGCCGAACGCCGGGGAACGCGTGCGGAACTGTTTCCGAAGGTCGACATCGCGGCGGGCGCGCAGCGCAACGAGAATCCGTTTCCGGGATTCGCGCCCGGCATCCGCTTCAACCTGTTCGAACTCGGCTTCGACGCGCTGTGGGAAATCGACCTGTTCGGCCGGCAGCGGCGGCTCCTCGAAGCCGCCACCGCCGACCTGGAAGGCGCGGAGGATCTTTACCGCCAGGCGCAGGTCGCGCTGACCTCCGAAATTGCGCGCACGTATGTCGAATTCCGCAGCGTTCAGAACCAGCTCAAAATCACGCGCTCGAACCTCGAATCGCAGCGGCGCACGCTGGGGCTGACCGAACGGCTCGATGCCGAAGGCGTCGGCACCAAGCACGACGTCGTGCGGGCGAGGGCGCAGACGGCTCAGACCGAAGCGCAGATTCCGGCCCTGGAAGCGCAGCGGGTATCGGCCTTGCGCCGGCTCGAAGTGCTGGCGGGACAGCGGCCCGGGGCGCTGGACGGCCCACTGAACCCGGAAGGCAAAGTACCGTCGGCCGCGCCGCTCGGGATTCTGGCTGCTCCGGCGGAAACGCTGCGCCGTCGTCCGGATCTCCGCGCCGCCGAACGCCGCCTCGCGGCCGCGACCGCGATGCAGGGCGCGGCGATCGCGGAGCTGTTTCCGAAAATTTCGCTGTCGGCCTTTTTGGGGTTTCGCAATACCGACATCGAACAACTGTTCAGGTCGGCGGCGTTTTCCTACGGCACCGCGGCCAATCTGCTGCAGCCCCTGCTGAACTTCGGCCGCATCCGCGCCGGGATCGACCTGGCCGATGCGAAGCAGAAGGAAGCCTGTCTGGCCTACGAAAAGGCGGTGCTCGAAGCGCTTCAGGAAACCGAAACCGCGACGAGCCGCTACCTGAAAGAAGAGATCCGCCGCCGGACGCTCGCGCGCTCGGTGGCGGACTTGAAAGAATCGGTGCGCCTGTCGAACCTGCGTTATCAGGAAGGCGTCATCTCGTTTCTGGACGTGCTGGACGCGCAGCGCGCGCTCTATGCGGCCGAAATCGAGCTGGCCCGTTCCGAAGCGGAAGCCGCGACCCATTTGATTGCGTTGTATAAAGCGCTGGGCGGCGGCGCGGGCGCGCAATCGGCATAA
- the rbbA gene encoding ribosome-associated ATPase/putative transporter RbbA — MTARTPAEPVVRVRNVSLRYGRHLALDDLSLEIPGARMIGLIGPDGVGKSSLMSLLTGARKMQQGRIEVLGGDIGEAAHRRAVCPRIAYMPQGLGKNLYLTLSVYENVDFFGRLFGHAPATRRRRIAELLDSTGLGPFRDRPAGKLSGGMKQKLGLCCALIHDPDLLVLDEPTTGVDPLSRAQFWELIERLRARREGMSVLVSTAYMDEAERFDWLVAMDAGKVLATGAPEELRTRTDAETLETAFIRLLPEAKRLGHKGMAIPPRALCGEPEIAIEARGLTMRFGDFVAVDRVSLRIERGEIFGFLGSNGCGKSTTMKMLTGLLPPSEGEARLFGQVLDAGNLATRKRVGYMSQAFSLYSELTVRQNLELHAKLFHLPAAEIPGRVEAMAERFLLGPAMEALPDALPLGIRQRLSLAVAVIHKPDLLILDEPTSGVDPVARDSFWELMADLSRRDRVTLFISTHFMNEAERCDRISLMHAGKVLASGRPSALVEQSGQPTLEAAFIDYLKKAVGTGDEPADVPGDGNVSLAPPRPDPLPAGEGGPRLKDGRFSLMRLFSYTRRETLELRRDPLRSSISLFGTLLLMFVMGYGISMDVENLRFAVLDRDRTLLSNNYALDLGGSRYFIERPPIADYDELDRRMRSGELSLALEIPPNFARDLERGGNVRIGAWIDGSMPSRAENVIGYVQAMHQVWLAEQARRRATDKVPPEPIRIETRYRYNPDVKSLPAIVPAVIPMLLMLIPAMLSALSVVREKELGSILNLYVTPVTKLEFLLGKQMPYIALAMVNFFLLCAFAVFVFGVPHKGNFLLLTVAALLYVTAATGLGLLISAFTRSQIAAIFATALATIIPASRFSGMIDPIGSLEGGARFVGEIFPTTHFLTISRGTFSKALGFAELAPSLVPIVLSIPVIVGLSVMLLNKQER; from the coding sequence ATGACTGCTCGGACGCCCGCAGAGCCGGTGGTCCGGGTGCGGAACGTCAGCCTGCGTTACGGCAGGCATCTCGCTTTGGATGATTTGAGCCTGGAGATTCCCGGAGCCCGGATGATCGGCCTGATCGGTCCCGACGGCGTCGGCAAGTCCAGCCTGATGTCGCTGTTGACCGGCGCCCGCAAAATGCAGCAGGGCCGCATCGAAGTTTTGGGCGGCGATATCGGCGAGGCGGCGCACCGCCGCGCGGTCTGTCCCCGCATCGCCTACATGCCGCAGGGACTGGGCAAGAATCTCTACCTGACATTATCGGTTTACGAAAACGTCGATTTTTTCGGGCGCCTGTTCGGGCACGCGCCGGCCACGCGCCGCCGGCGCATCGCCGAGCTGCTCGACAGCACCGGCCTCGGGCCGTTCCGCGACCGTCCGGCCGGAAAACTGTCGGGCGGCATGAAACAAAAGCTCGGGCTTTGCTGCGCGCTGATTCACGATCCCGACCTCCTGGTGCTGGACGAGCCGACCACCGGCGTCGATCCCTTGTCGAGAGCCCAGTTCTGGGAGCTGATCGAGCGGCTGCGGGCGCGCCGCGAAGGGATGAGCGTACTCGTCTCGACCGCCTATATGGACGAGGCCGAACGCTTCGACTGGCTGGTCGCGATGGATGCGGGGAAGGTGCTCGCTACCGGCGCGCCGGAAGAGCTCAGGACCCGCACGGATGCCGAAACGCTGGAAACGGCGTTCATCCGGCTGCTGCCCGAAGCGAAACGCCTGGGACACAAGGGCATGGCGATTCCGCCGCGCGCGCTTTGCGGCGAGCCCGAAATCGCGATCGAGGCGCGCGGCCTGACCATGCGCTTCGGCGATTTCGTGGCGGTCGACCGCGTCAGCCTGCGCATCGAACGGGGCGAGATCTTCGGCTTTCTCGGCTCCAACGGCTGCGGCAAGTCGACCACGATGAAAATGCTGACCGGGCTGTTGCCGCCGAGCGAGGGCGAAGCGCGGCTGTTCGGGCAAGTCCTCGACGCCGGCAATCTGGCCACGCGCAAGCGCGTCGGCTACATGTCGCAAGCCTTTTCGCTGTATTCGGAACTGACCGTGCGCCAGAACCTGGAACTGCACGCGAAGCTGTTCCATTTGCCTGCGGCCGAGATTCCGGGGCGCGTCGAGGCGATGGCCGAGCGCTTCCTGCTCGGTCCGGCGATGGAGGCGCTGCCCGATGCGTTGCCTTTGGGCATTCGCCAGCGCCTGTCGCTGGCGGTCGCGGTGATCCATAAGCCCGATCTGTTGATCCTCGACGAGCCGACCTCCGGCGTCGATCCGGTCGCGCGCGACAGTTTCTGGGAGCTGATGGCCGACCTTTCGCGCCGGGACCGCGTCACCCTCTTTATTTCCACCCATTTCATGAACGAGGCCGAGCGTTGCGACCGGATATCGCTGATGCACGCGGGCAAGGTGCTCGCCAGCGGCAGGCCTTCGGCTCTGGTCGAGCAGAGCGGACAGCCGACCCTGGAAGCGGCGTTTATCGATTATCTGAAGAAAGCGGTCGGGACCGGTGACGAGCCGGCGGACGTTCCTGGCGATGGGAATGTCTCTCTCGCTCCGCCTCGCCCCGACCCTCTCCCGGCAGGGGAGGGAGGGCCAAGGCTGAAGGATGGACGCTTCAGCCTGATGCGCCTGTTCAGCTATACCCGGCGCGAAACGCTGGAGTTGCGCCGCGATCCGTTGCGCAGTTCGATTTCGCTCTTCGGCACGCTGCTGTTGATGTTCGTGATGGGCTACGGGATCAGCATGGACGTCGAGAATTTGCGTTTCGCGGTGCTCGACCGCGACCGGACCCTGCTCAGCAACAATTACGCGCTCGATCTCGGCGGCTCTCGCTATTTCATCGAACGGCCGCCGATCGCCGATTACGACGAACTCGACCGGCGCATGCGCAGCGGCGAGCTGAGCCTGGCGCTGGAGATTCCGCCGAATTTCGCGCGCGACCTGGAGCGCGGCGGTAACGTCAGGATCGGCGCCTGGATCGACGGCTCGATGCCGAGCCGCGCCGAGAATGTGATCGGCTATGTTCAGGCGATGCATCAGGTCTGGCTGGCGGAGCAGGCCCGCCGTCGGGCAACCGACAAAGTTCCGCCGGAGCCGATCAGGATCGAGACGCGCTATCGCTACAATCCGGACGTGAAGAGCCTGCCCGCGATCGTGCCGGCGGTGATTCCGATGCTGTTGATGCTGATCCCGGCGATGCTCAGTGCGCTCAGCGTCGTACGCGAAAAAGAGCTCGGCTCGATCCTGAACCTGTACGTGACGCCGGTGACCAAGCTTGAATTTTTGCTCGGCAAGCAGATGCCCTACATCGCGCTGGCGATGGTCAACTTCTTTCTACTGTGCGCATTCGCCGTCTTTGTGTTCGGTGTCCCGCACAAAGGCAATTTCCTGCTGCTGACCGTCGCCGCGCTGCTCTACGTGACCGCCGCGACCGGCCTGGGCCTGTTGATCTCGGCGTTCACGCGCAGCCAGATCGCGGCGATCTTCGCGACGGCCCTCGCCACGATTATCCCCGCCTCGCGTTTTTCGGGGATGATCGATCCGATCGGCTCGCTGGAGGGCGGCGCGCGCTTCGTCGGCGAGATCTTCCCGACCACCCATTTCCTGACGATCAGCCGCGGCACGTTCTCGAAAGCGCTGGGCTTCGCCGAGCTGGCGCCGTCGCTGGTGCCGATCGTGTTGTCGATTCCGGTGATCGTCGGCTTGAGCGTGATGCTGCTGAACAAGCAGGAGCGTTGA
- a CDS encoding HlyD family secretion protein translates to MRIQTKSTLTWIFAAAALLAAAVAWRLLRPAGLPAGIVSGNGRIEATEIDIATKTPGRVVEILAREGDFVKAGKLLARMDTDVLLAQKAEAEAQVRQAENAYLSAKSLVVQRESERRAAQAVVAQRQAELEAARKRLKRSQRLVGEGATPQQEVDDNRARMLGAEAAVRAAEAQVAAAQAGIEAAKSQVVESQSVIEAARATVVRLKADIDDRDLRAPRDGRVQYRVAEPGEVLNAGGRVLNMVDLSDVYMTFFLPTEAAGRVALGSDIRLVLDAAPNYVIPARASFVASVAQFTPKSVETEVERLKLMFRVRAAIDPELLKRHLEQVKTGLPGMAYVKIDPAAEWPPELAVRLPR, encoded by the coding sequence ATGAGGATACAGACAAAATCGACATTGACCTGGATTTTCGCCGCTGCCGCCCTGTTGGCCGCGGCGGTTGCCTGGCGGCTGTTGCGGCCGGCCGGGTTGCCCGCGGGCATCGTTTCGGGCAACGGCCGGATCGAAGCGACCGAGATCGACATCGCGACCAAGACGCCCGGACGCGTCGTCGAAATCCTGGCGCGCGAAGGCGACTTCGTGAAGGCAGGGAAACTGCTTGCCCGGATGGATACGGATGTGCTGCTGGCTCAAAAGGCCGAAGCGGAAGCCCAGGTTCGGCAGGCCGAAAACGCCTATCTGAGCGCGAAATCGCTCGTCGTTCAACGCGAGAGCGAACGCCGCGCCGCGCAGGCGGTCGTCGCCCAGCGCCAGGCCGAACTGGAGGCCGCGCGCAAACGCCTGAAGCGTTCGCAGCGGCTCGTCGGCGAAGGCGCGACGCCGCAGCAGGAAGTCGACGACAACCGCGCCCGGATGTTGGGCGCGGAGGCGGCCGTGCGGGCCGCCGAAGCCCAGGTTGCCGCCGCGCAGGCCGGGATCGAGGCAGCGAAGTCGCAGGTGGTGGAGTCGCAATCGGTGATCGAGGCCGCCAGGGCGACCGTCGTGCGCCTGAAGGCCGATATCGACGACCGCGACCTGAGGGCTCCGCGCGACGGCCGAGTCCAATACCGGGTCGCCGAGCCCGGCGAAGTGCTGAACGCCGGCGGCCGGGTGTTGAACATGGTGGATCTGTCGGACGTTTACATGACTTTCTTTTTGCCTACCGAAGCCGCCGGCAGGGTCGCGCTGGGCAGCGATATTCGCCTCGTGCTCGACGCGGCACCGAATTATGTGATTCCGGCCAGGGCCAGTTTCGTCGCCAGCGTCGCCCAGTTTACCCCGAAGTCCGTCGAGACCGAGGTCGAACGGCTGAAGCTGATGTTCCGGGTCCGCGCGGCGATCGATCCCGAGCTGCTGAAAAGGCACCTCGAACAGGTCAAGACCGGTCTGCCCGGGATGGCCTACGTCAAGATCGATCCCGCCGCCGAGTGGCCGCCCGAGCTCGCCGTCAGGCTGCCGCGATGA